In Luteitalea sp. TBR-22, one genomic interval encodes:
- a CDS encoding cytochrome c gives MSTHRIRPFVMPSALGVILACALIAPQAAQQAAPQAPPVVKQKTMDPVPSVQGRSNFVAYCASCHGLDGKGQGPVAPALKMPVPDLTTIAKRKGKFDNIALERVIAGDDKMPAAHGSLEMPVWGPIFRNTVGNASATLRIRNLVKYLETIQVHPTE, from the coding sequence ATGTCCACGCATCGCATCCGCCCGTTCGTCATGCCGTCGGCGCTCGGCGTCATTCTGGCCTGCGCCCTGATCGCCCCGCAGGCTGCCCAGCAGGCTGCCCCGCAGGCACCGCCCGTCGTCAAGCAGAAGACCATGGACCCGGTTCCCTCAGTGCAGGGTCGGTCCAACTTCGTCGCCTACTGCGCCTCGTGCCACGGGCTCGACGGCAAGGGGCAGGGGCCGGTGGCGCCGGCGCTCAAGATGCCGGTGCCCGACCTGACGACGATCGCCAAGCGAAAAGGCAAGTTCGACAACATCGCCCTCGAGCGCGTCATCGCCGGCGACGACAAGATGCCCGCGGCGCACGGCTCGCTGGAGATGCCGGTGTGGGGCCCCATCTTCAGGAACACCGTCGGCAACGCGTCGGCGACCTTGCGCATCCGCAACCTGGTGAAGTACCTCGAGACGATCCAGGTGCACCCCACCGAGTGA